Sequence from the Xenorhabdus nematophila ATCC 19061 genome:
ATAGATGAAAAATGATGGATGCTAATTCAGCATTCCTTAAGCCGGAGGAGGATAATAAAACGAAAATAGCCAAATAGCTATTATTTAATAATAAAATTCTATAATTTTTACAAATGTAAATTCTATTTATATGAGGGTATTCAGAGGTATCAACGTATCAAAAAAGGAAAAATAGAAGTAATAACACGAGGGTGAATTGAATTTGGCTCCTCCAGCTGGACTCGAACCAGCGACATACGGATTAACAGTCCGCCGTTCTACCGACTGAACTATGGAGGAACTCCTTCAAGACGGGATGCATATTAACGGCACTCTGACCGTTTGTCAAAGCAGAAAATAGCAATAATTGTTTGATTGCTTGTAATATGTACTTTATGCGTAATGAGATGGCCTCCCCCACCCTGTGAGCCATACTCTTTATCGCGATTTCTTTCTGGAGAAGCTATCATGCAAAACGTGACACTTATTGGTATCGATCTCGGCAGGCATTCTTCCCACATCCACTGTCAGGACAAATTCGGCAAAGCCATTTTGCGCAAAAAGTTCCCCCGTACAAAATTACTGGCGTTTTGAGCCGAATGTTCATCCTCCACCGTCGTGATGGAAGCGTGGGCCGGCGCACATTTTATGGCCCGCCGTATTGCTGATTTAGGTCATGATGCAACGCTGATATCTCCATCGTTTGTTCGCCCTTTTGTCAAAAGTAACAAAAATGATTTTGTTGATGCAGAGGCAATATGAGAAGCAGCATCACGCCCCTCCATGCGTTTTGTCCAGCCCAGAACAGAGACTCAGCAGGCGATGAGAGCACTCCAGCGGGTCAGAGAATCCCTCGTCAGAGACAGAGTCAAAACCACTAACCAAATACATGCCTTTTTGCCGGAGTTTGGTATCAGCCTGCCAGAAGGTGAGGCGGTTATTAAACGGTTGTCTCTGGTTCTGGCAGAGCACGAAGTTCCCGATTATCCGGGCCGTTTACTGATGAAATTACATGCTCACTACCGTTATCTTGTCGAGCAAATAACCGAGTGAGAGTCAGAATTAAAACAATCCATCAGCACAGACGAGACAGCTCAACGTATGATGACAATACCGGGATTACAGCCAGCCTACTTTCATCCCAGCCCGGAGACGGCAAACAATTTTCAGGCAGCCGGGATTTTGCGGCGTCAATGGGGCTTGTTCCCCGACAATCCAGTACAGGGGGCAAACCCACCCTGCCGGGGATCAGCAAGCGAGGCAACAAACATTTGCGCAGGTTATTGGTTCTGTGCGCCCGCGCGTTCATGATGCGGCTCGAGCATCAGCATGGCAGGCTTGCTGAGGGGGTTCAAAAACAAGCAGTGAAATACACGTTACCCATCGGGTTTTGCGAAGACTGATTATTGATGACATGAACGGCCAATCGGCCTGATGAATAACCTGATAAAAAAAGGGTTCACTGAAGCCGATAGCGTTTTAAGGTTCATCAGGCGCAGAACTCATCGGGGCGCGGGTACCCATACCCATAGAGACGCCGGATAGATTTAAGCAAGCCCATCATAAATCAAAATCAGGGTTGCAAAAACGGGGAATGTAATGAACGCATCCCAACCACGTAACCCTCGGTACTATGCTGAAATTGAGAGGTAAGGTGGGGATCCTCTCAGATTTCCGGCCTTATAGTGCCTAAATGAGAAGCCTGTTGCTCTCTGATAACTGGAGGATCCACTCATGAAATATACGCCTGTTGGCGTCGATATCGCAAAGTATCTGATGCAAATTCATTTCGTTGATGAATATACCGGTGAAATCATTGATAAACAGCTACGACGACGGGATTTTTTGACTTTTTTCAGCAACCGGGAGCCTTGTCTGATTGGTATGGAAGCGTGTGGTGGTGCCCACTATTGGGCTCGGGAGCTGAAAAAATTAGGGCATGAAGTTCATTTGCTTCAGGCCAAATTTGTTAAAGCTTTTCGTCTAGGTAACAAAAACGATGTCATGGATGCCCGGGCAATCTGGATGGCCGTTCAGCAACCGGGTAAACCCGTCGCTATCAAAAATGAAGAACAACAAACCCTACTTTCTGTGCACCGGATGCGTAATCAGTTAGTGAAATTCAGAACCGCACAAATTAATGCATTGCATGGATTGTTATTGGAATTTGGTGAGACAGTGCATAAGGGGCGGGCATCGTTAAACAAAGCGATACCCGAGGTGCTTGAACGGCTAAGGATAACACTCTCCCCCTTCCTGATCAGCCTGATTGAAGAGCAATATTATCGCCTGAGTGAGCTCGATAACGAAATTGACGGTCTGGAAAAACAATTGACTGAGTGGGCAAAACAGAATGCGGATTGTCAGCGGATCATGAAAATTCCGGGTGTGGGTGTTCTGATTGCTACAGCAGCCATCGCTACGATGGGGGATCCCACTGCTTTCCGATCAGGCCGGGAGTTTTCCGCCTATCTGGGCTTGGTTCCCCGGCAAACAGGAACAGGTGGCCGAGTTAAATTACTGGGCATCAGTAAACGTGGGGATACGTATCTAAGAACGTTGTTTATCCATGGCGCCAGAGTCGCCACGTTATGCACGAAAACACCACCGTTGTGGGTAAGCGAACTGAAGAAACGACGTCCGGTTAGTGTTGCGATTGTCGGGATGGCGAATAAACTGGCTCGTACGGTCTGGGCACTGATTGCTCATCAACGGGAATATGAAAAAGATTACGTCAGTGTCAGGCCTTATTGAGGTATTTCACCGATAAAAATTCACGCCAACTCAATTAAAAAAGACGAATGCAGAAAGATTGCTGAGGCAAAAGTCGTGATGACAACGAAAGGTGAGACCGTGACTTGCTAAACCTGAATGGTCACCAGAGCGTCAAGCTCGTTCGGGGAATAAGGTGCAGGTCAGCGGATTACATCGAGGCCCACAGTATTAGCTGTAACAAGGCCGAATATAGAGCTGCAATCTACCTTCAATGTCACAATAACTTTTGTCTTGCAAACGGGATGCGTTCATATAGAGACCATAGATTTTTTAATGACAGACGGGCACGTTTATAGGTGAGTCCCTGTTTTTTCAGCGTTATTGACAGCGTTTCCAGTGTGCAGGGTAAAGGACCGTGCTTTTCTTCAACCTTCTGAGCTATCCGAGCCAGCGTCAACGATTCGGCACAGGCGGCTTCGACGGCCGTTACGATCATCTCCGGTGTCATGGCGGGATACCGGCCTCCGGCATGGCCGCCCAACAGACCTGCGATACCGAGGTAATGCCAGGAGTGAACCCAGTTATAGACAACCCGGACACTGCACCCGGTCTTAGTGGCGATCTGGCGCGGTTTTAATCCTCTGCCCAGCATGAGCAAACCTGTTCCTCGCGTACGGACGTCCCGATGCTGATGATTCAGGGCAAGTTGTTGCAACGTAATTCGTTCAGGTTCAGAAAGCACTATCTTTGATTTCATGAGTAGAAGCAGTCAGTGAGTTTGTTAGCATGTCCGCCATTATAACAAAAGTGCAAATGATTTCGTTGGTTTACTTAA
This genomic interval carries:
- a CDS encoding helix-turn-helix domain-containing protein is translated as MKSKIVLSEPERITLQQLALNHQHRDVRTRGTGLLMLGRGLKPRQIATKTGCSVRVVYNWVHSWHYLGIAGLLGGHAGGRYPAMTPEMIVTAVEAACAESLTLARIAQKVEEKHGPLPCTLETLSITLKKQGLTYKRARLSLKNLWSLYERIPFARQKLL
- a CDS encoding IS110 family transposase, producing MKYTPVGVDIAKYLMQIHFVDEYTGEIIDKQLRRRDFLTFFSNREPCLIGMEACGGAHYWARELKKLGHEVHLLQAKFVKAFRLGNKNDVMDARAIWMAVQQPGKPVAIKNEEQQTLLSVHRMRNQLVKFRTAQINALHGLLLEFGETVHKGRASLNKAIPEVLERLRITLSPFLISLIEEQYYRLSELDNEIDGLEKQLTEWAKQNADCQRIMKIPGVGVLIATAAIATMGDPTAFRSGREFSAYLGLVPRQTGTGGRVKLLGISKRGDTYLRTLFIHGARVATLCTKTPPLWVSELKKRRPVSVAIVGMANKLARTVWALIAHQREYEKDYVSVRPY